In Deltaproteobacteria bacterium, a single window of DNA contains:
- the soxB gene encoding thiosulfohydrolase SoxB produces the protein MRLTRRDFMQMAGLAVGSAWLTPSALARKLRPENLLRFTPKGDLTILHTTDSHAQLVPIYYREPDANIGVGAAEGKPPHLCGKEFLRYYGLKPDSLEAYAYTSDDYIALAKEFGKMGGYAHLMTLIRKIRAERSGKVLYIDTGDTLQGSATSLWTRGEDMVRVLNQMGCEALAGHWEFTYGEERVLELVKMMNFPFLAQNVHDATWGDQIFKPYTIKSVNGLSVALIGQAFPYTPIANPRRFIPNWSFGIREENMQSVVNEVRAKKVDLVVVLSHNGMDVDQKMVSRVKGIDVILGGHTHDGVPKPVVVGNTLVIGSGCYGKFLSRLDLDVKGKKIVDYSYRLIPVMSEMIDPDPEMEQLIRKIRRPYQKKLGEVVCETESLLYRRGNLDGSFDELICDALLDHYDVDFALSPGFRWGRTVLPGPVTAEDVYSQTALTYPNTYKAKISGKTLKAVLEDITDNIYNPDPYRQQGGDMVRSKGLEFSVILAGTMGNRVHNIKVRGRDVKPDDQFTFSGWASMAEQPGPPVYDIVLNYARKKRKVRVKLDRPKLI, from the coding sequence ATGCGTTTGACAAGACGGGATTTTATGCAGATGGCCGGACTTGCGGTCGGCTCCGCCTGGCTGACTCCGTCGGCGCTCGCCCGCAAATTGCGGCCGGAGAATCTTCTTAGATTCACGCCCAAAGGGGACCTCACTATCCTGCATACTACGGACAGTCATGCACAACTGGTCCCGATCTATTATCGGGAACCGGATGCTAATATCGGCGTCGGAGCTGCGGAAGGCAAGCCACCTCATCTGTGCGGCAAGGAATTTCTCAGGTATTACGGCCTGAAGCCGGACAGCCTTGAGGCCTATGCCTACACCAGTGACGATTATATCGCCCTTGCGAAGGAGTTTGGGAAAATGGGGGGATATGCCCACCTGATGACGCTGATCCGGAAGATTCGGGCGGAGCGGTCGGGCAAGGTCCTCTACATCGATACCGGGGACACCCTGCAGGGATCGGCGACGAGTCTCTGGACCCGCGGCGAAGATATGGTCCGTGTCCTGAACCAGATGGGATGTGAAGCGTTGGCCGGGCATTGGGAATTTACCTATGGTGAAGAACGGGTCCTGGAACTGGTCAAGATGATGAACTTTCCCTTCCTTGCACAGAATGTGCATGATGCCACATGGGGTGATCAGATCTTCAAACCCTATACGATCAAGTCCGTCAACGGTCTTTCCGTGGCGCTGATCGGGCAGGCCTTTCCCTACACACCGATCGCTAATCCGAGGCGGTTTATTCCAAACTGGTCTTTCGGGATTCGGGAGGAGAACATGCAGTCCGTTGTGAACGAGGTTCGGGCCAAGAAGGTCGATCTCGTCGTGGTGCTTTCCCACAACGGGATGGATGTGGACCAGAAAATGGTCAGCCGGGTCAAGGGAATTGACGTGATCCTGGGAGGGCATACGCATGATGGTGTTCCGAAGCCGGTGGTGGTTGGGAACACGCTGGTTATCGGATCAGGATGTTACGGGAAGTTTCTCTCCCGGCTGGATCTCGATGTAAAAGGGAAAAAGATTGTCGATTATTCTTATCGGCTGATTCCCGTGATGTCGGAGATGATTGATCCGGACCCGGAGATGGAACAGTTGATCCGGAAGATCCGGCGGCCCTATCAGAAAAAACTCGGGGAAGTTGTCTGCGAGACGGAGAGTCTGCTCTACCGCCGCGGGAATCTGGACGGCAGTTTTGACGAGCTGATCTGTGATGCCTTGCTGGATCATTACGATGTTGATTTTGCCCTTTCTCCCGGCTTTCGCTGGGGGCGTACGGTTCTGCCCGGTCCGGTAACAGCGGAAGATGTCTATTCGCAGACGGCATTGACCTATCCGAACACCTATAAAGCAAAGATCAGTGGAAAAACACTGAAGGCGGTTCTGGAAGACATTACCGATAATATTTACAACCCCGATCCCTATCGTCAGCAGGGGGGGGATATGGTCCGGAGCAAAGGGCTCGAATTCAGTGTGATCCTCGCGGGGACCATGGGGAACCGTGTGCATAATATCAAGGTTCGGGGCAGGGACGTGAAACCGGATGACCAGTTTACCTTTTCCGGTTGGGCCTCCATGGCCGAACAGCCGGGGCCGCCTGTTTACGATATTGTCCTGAACTATGCACGAAAAAAGAGAAAGGTCCGGGTGAAGCTGGATCGGCCGAAGTTGATCTGA
- a CDS encoding thioredoxin fold domain-containing protein: MSSLVMTSGVFAEAPIKMLFFYQNGCRWCMQMEEILHEPDMEGLLSRRIQVIRINVQGREKTSVLGKEGRDLAQEFHVYGTPTIILVGGGEKELLRIPGALSKKDFLDLVCRYLPDMGKKTGCGKKNGTL, encoded by the coding sequence ATGTCGTCCTTGGTAATGACCTCGGGTGTTTTTGCCGAGGCTCCGATCAAGATGCTTTTTTTCTATCAGAATGGATGCCGCTGGTGTATGCAGATGGAAGAAATCCTTCATGAGCCGGATATGGAGGGTCTTCTTTCACGACGTATACAGGTGATCCGGATTAATGTTCAGGGGCGGGAAAAAACTTCTGTTCTTGGAAAGGAGGGGAGGGATCTGGCACAGGAGTTTCACGTTTATGGAACCCCCACAATCATCCTGGTCGGAGGTGGAGAGAAAGAACTTCTAAGAATTCCGGGTGCTCTGTCGAAGAAGGATTTTCTGGACCTTGTCTGTCGATATCTTCCGGATATGGGGAAGAAGACCGGTTGTGGGAAAAAAAACGGGACATTATAG
- the soxX gene encoding sulfur oxidation c-type cytochrome SoxX, whose product MDVREKVLFKGFFGVLAGVVILSVIFAAPIWAHAGNAGNGEKIVKTRKLGNCISCHYLPGVESPGDIGPSLVDVMRGFTKADRKVVRQWVRDARRFNPDTIMPPFGPNKLLTPEQIDDVVEYLFTLKK is encoded by the coding sequence ATGGATGTAAGGGAGAAGGTTTTGTTCAAGGGGTTTTTCGGGGTGTTGGCAGGAGTCGTGATCCTCTCGGTCATCTTCGCAGCGCCGATTTGGGCTCATGCCGGGAATGCCGGGAACGGAGAGAAGATTGTAAAGACCCGGAAGCTGGGAAACTGTATTTCCTGCCATTACCTTCCCGGTGTTGAATCGCCGGGGGATATCGGACCGAGCCTGGTGGATGTGATGCGGGGATTTACGAAGGCGGACCGCAAGGTAGTTAGACAGTGGGTCCGGGATGCCCGGAGATTCAATCCCGACACGATTATGCCGCCTTTTGGTCCCAACAAGCTGTTGACGCCTGAACAGATTGATGATGTGGTTGAATATCTTTTCACCTTGAAAAAATAG
- the soxZ gene encoding thiosulfate oxidation carrier complex protein SoxZ — translation MPKGVGKIKIRLPRTVKRGQVIAVKALITHPMETGFRKNKKTKKKIPAYYINDVSVFYGGRLVTHSDWTIAVSTNPFITFYLKADKTAPLKIVWKDNKGGVFEKTVQIIPR, via the coding sequence ATGCCTAAAGGAGTGGGAAAGATCAAAATCAGATTGCCCAGAACCGTGAAAAGAGGCCAGGTGATTGCAGTGAAGGCGCTGATTACGCATCCCATGGAGACGGGGTTCAGGAAAAACAAGAAGACCAAGAAAAAGATTCCGGCTTATTATATCAATGATGTGAGCGTTTTTTACGGGGGCCGACTCGTCACGCATTCGGACTGGACGATTGCCGTCAGCACGAATCCTTTCATCACCTTCTATCTGAAAGCGGACAAGACGGCGCCGTTGAAGATTGTCTGGAAGGATAACAAAGGCGGGGTTTTTGAGAAGACCGTACAGATTATACCCCGGTAG
- a CDS encoding sigma-54-dependent Fis family transcriptional regulator: MQKILIVDDERNIRKVLSTYLKKEGFEVETARNYEESLSKIGEQKIDLVLTDMRLPGPSGLHLLQWIKRNHTFLPVILITAFGSIDSAVEAMKSGASNYLTKPMDMDEMMAIIRHTLMKSKGRNTADQAEQSEERFGIIGRSAAINEVISTIQVVSSSRANVLITGESGTGKELVAGAIHAASPRKELPFIAINCAAVPADLIENELFGHESGAFTGAVSREAGKIELADRGTLFLDEIGEMSLSMQIKLLRFMQERVFFRIGGKSQIASDCRIIAATNRDLEEEVKKGRFREDFFYRLNVIQIRIPPLRDRKGDVPLLVKHFLDKYSGENKKFIRGIDSVALDALIQYEWPGNIRELQNIIERGVVLSRHDTIALEDLPNKLKNNFLESAGEETPPEDQDLLALSGMTLAELERIAVVKSLKVENWNQTRAAKRLGITRRQLRTKMEKYKLL; the protein is encoded by the coding sequence ATGCAGAAGATTCTGATCGTGGATGATGAAAGAAATATCCGGAAGGTCCTTTCCACCTATCTGAAAAAGGAGGGATTTGAGGTGGAGACTGCCCGAAATTACGAAGAATCTCTTTCCAAGATCGGGGAGCAGAAGATTGATCTGGTCCTTACGGACATGCGGTTGCCGGGGCCCTCCGGGTTGCATCTGCTCCAATGGATCAAGAGAAATCATACCTTTCTGCCGGTGATACTGATTACGGCTTTCGGGAGCATTGACAGTGCTGTGGAGGCGATGAAGAGCGGTGCGTCGAACTATCTCACGAAACCGATGGACATGGACGAGATGATGGCCATTATTCGCCATACCCTGATGAAATCGAAGGGGAGAAATACAGCAGATCAGGCAGAACAATCTGAGGAACGATTCGGGATTATCGGAAGGAGCGCCGCCATCAACGAAGTCATCTCCACGATCCAGGTTGTCAGTTCAAGCCGCGCGAATGTCCTGATCACGGGGGAATCGGGGACAGGGAAGGAACTCGTGGCCGGGGCGATCCATGCCGCCTCTCCTCGCAAGGAACTCCCCTTTATTGCGATCAACTGTGCCGCCGTTCCTGCGGACCTGATTGAAAACGAACTGTTCGGGCACGAAAGCGGCGCTTTTACCGGCGCCGTTTCCAGAGAGGCCGGCAAGATTGAGCTGGCCGACCGGGGCACCCTGTTTCTCGACGAAATCGGGGAGATGTCCCTTTCCATGCAGATCAAGCTTCTTCGTTTCATGCAGGAAAGGGTGTTTTTCAGGATCGGGGGAAAGAGCCAGATTGCGTCGGATTGCCGGATCATTGCCGCCACGAATCGTGACCTGGAAGAAGAGGTGAAAAAGGGGCGTTTCCGGGAGGATTTCTTCTATCGTCTGAACGTTATCCAGATCAGAATCCCTCCTCTCCGGGACCGGAAAGGGGATGTTCCCCTTCTCGTCAAGCACTTCCTGGATAAATACTCCGGGGAGAACAAGAAGTTTATCCGCGGAATAGATTCGGTGGCTCTTGATGCGCTCATCCAGTATGAGTGGCCTGGGAATATCCGGGAATTGCAGAACATTATCGAAAGGGGCGTGGTCTTGTCCCGCCACGATACCATTGCACTGGAAGATCTCCCCAATAAATTGAAGAATAATTTTTTGGAATCCGCCGGGGAGGAGACGCCGCCGGAGGACCAGGATCTCCTGGCGCTCTCCGGGATGACCCTCGCCGAGCTTGAACGGATTGCCGTTGTCAAATCCTTGAAAGTGGAGAACTGGAACCAGACCCGTGCAGCGAAGAGACTGGGTATCACACGTCGGCAGTTAAGGACAAAAATGGAGAAATACAAACTGCTGTGA
- the soxY gene encoding thiosulfate oxidation carrier protein SoxY, whose product MKEKGQTLSRREFLTKTGFASVALLTVGTLGSVIPVRKESLASWIAPRDAAAMALKDVNEELKATFGNRKIELSHVTMKAPIIAENGGVVPINISSDLPMKPGNYVKKIYVYVDKNYDPYVGSVDLTPANGKAAFSLRIKMRKTSQVRAILETSQGKLYAAVKTVKVTIGGCGG is encoded by the coding sequence ATGAAAGAAAAGGGTCAAACGTTGTCGAGAAGAGAATTCCTGACGAAAACCGGCTTTGCATCGGTTGCTCTTCTTACGGTCGGCACTCTTGGTTCCGTCATTCCCGTCCGTAAGGAAAGTCTTGCCTCTTGGATCGCTCCGCGTGATGCTGCAGCGATGGCGTTGAAAGATGTCAACGAGGAACTGAAGGCAACCTTTGGGAACCGGAAGATCGAGCTGTCCCATGTGACCATGAAGGCCCCCATTATTGCGGAAAACGGCGGCGTGGTACCAATCAACATTTCTTCAGATCTGCCGATGAAGCCGGGGAACTATGTAAAGAAGATTTATGTCTATGTGGATAAAAATTATGATCCCTATGTCGGTAGTGTCGATCTGACTCCGGCGAATGGGAAGGCCGCCTTTTCACTCCGGATCAAGATGCGGAAGACCTCTCAGGTGCGTGCGATCCTGGAGACGAGTCAGGGTAAGCTTTATGCTGCGGTGAAGACCGTTAAGGTAACGATCGGTGGGTGTGGCGGTTGA
- a CDS encoding type II toxin-antitoxin system HicA family toxin — MTRLPVISGKEAVRAFSRIGYQVDHQTGSHIILRRESPPFRRLTIPNHKELAKGTFRALLRQAGISVKEFRDLLG; from the coding sequence ATGACAAGACTTCCGGTCATTTCCGGCAAGGAAGCTGTCAGGGCATTTTCAAGAATTGGATATCAGGTTGACCATCAGACAGGAAGCCACATTATCTTAAGGCGAGAGTCCCCTCCTTTTCGACGACTTACAATCCCCAATCATAAAGAACTTGCGAAAGGTACTTTTCGTGCGCTTTTACGGCAAGCTGGAATCAGCGTGAAGGAGTTTCGTGATCTTCTTGGATAG
- a CDS encoding type II toxin-antitoxin system HicB family antitoxin, with product MKFRVIVEQDEDGVFVAECPTLPGCVSQGATYREAVLNISEAIKGYLESLKKHNDPIPPPIYEEIIEVNV from the coding sequence ATGAAATTTCGTGTCATTGTTGAACAAGATGAAGATGGCGTTTTTGTTGCCGAATGTCCGACTTTGCCGGGATGTGTATCACAGGGGGCCACTTATCGGGAAGCTGTGCTGAATATCTCTGAGGCAATCAAGGGCTATCTGGAGAGCCTGAAAAAACACAATGACCCCATTCCTCCTCCGATTTATGAAGAAATCATTGAGGTCAATGTATGA
- the soxA gene encoding sulfur oxidation c-type cytochrome SoxA, with translation MQNKISILLNMMAVFTGVVLVLGILNSCAGTREATHSGGTVVKEFTPSMSFEEYQKRYNEYYGDATAQMAEEGNPAEFLLDDGKDLANTVAGTKGKSCASCHGKDAVKLKGVAATFPKYNADLKGIMTLPLQINLCRKNAMGAEPLKYESYDQLSLTMYIRSLSNGMPIHVSIDGPARPFYEKGKAFYYKRQGQWNFSCAICHVKYAGYRARANLLSNNKHHVDHWPCYRLKWGKTGSLHRRFRGCMKNMRAKPLAYQSEDYRNMELYLTHIANGEPIQVPGMRM, from the coding sequence ATGCAAAATAAGATATCGATTCTGTTGAATATGATGGCCGTCTTTACCGGAGTCGTTCTGGTTCTGGGAATTCTGAATTCCTGTGCAGGCACCCGGGAAGCAACACACTCCGGTGGTACGGTTGTCAAAGAGTTTACACCGAGCATGTCTTTCGAAGAGTATCAGAAACGTTATAATGAGTACTACGGGGATGCAACTGCGCAGATGGCCGAGGAGGGAAATCCGGCGGAATTTCTCCTGGATGACGGCAAGGATCTTGCTAATACCGTGGCCGGGACCAAAGGGAAGTCGTGTGCAAGCTGTCATGGAAAGGATGCTGTAAAGCTGAAAGGGGTGGCCGCGACCTTCCCGAAGTACAATGCCGATCTCAAAGGAATTATGACTCTTCCCCTACAGATTAATCTTTGCCGGAAGAATGCGATGGGCGCCGAGCCCCTGAAATACGAATCCTATGATCAACTTTCTCTGACCATGTATATCCGGTCCCTCTCCAACGGGATGCCGATTCATGTTTCTATCGACGGCCCGGCCCGTCCTTTTTATGAAAAGGGCAAGGCCTTTTATTACAAGCGGCAGGGGCAGTGGAATTTCAGCTGTGCCATCTGTCATGTTAAATATGCCGGTTACCGGGCGCGGGCGAACCTGCTCTCGAATAACAAACACCATGTTGATCACTGGCCCTGCTATCGGCTCAAATGGGGCAAAACCGGGTCTTTGCATAGGCGGTTTCGGGGCTGTATGAAGAACATGCGTGCCAAACCGCTGGCCTATCAGAGCGAAGACTATCGGAACATGGAACTCTATCTGACCCACATTGCCAACGGAGAGCCGATCCAGGTGCCCGGGATGAGAATGTAA
- a CDS encoding NAD-dependent succinate-semialdehyde dehydrogenase, producing the protein MRSINPATGDVLESFEEWEEGKVASTLHDVDRAFQSWRETSFGERAALMKKAAEVLRGNVEEYGRIMSTEMGKPIVQARAEVEKCAWVCEYYAEHAEGFLADEIIETDADRSYVRFAPLGTVLAVMPWNFPFWQVFRFAAPALMAGNTGVLKHSSNVPGCALSIEKVFREAGFPENVFRSLLIGPSRVEAVIESPFVRAVTLTGSSAAGSKVAMQAGRVLKKSVLELGGSDPFIVLADADLEEAAGIGVNARCLNSGQSCIAAKRFIVVDSVLDDFLSRFRKNMEALVVGDPLGDATQVGPQAREDLMRDLHDQVERSVAQGAMLITGGKPLERPGYFYPPTLVSNVKPGMPVFDEELFGPVAAVISVADEEEAVMRANQTCYGLGASIWTKDPVRGERLARRIEAGAVFINGMVASDPRLPFGGIKASGYGRELSRYGIKEFVNIQTVWVK; encoded by the coding sequence ATTCGATCGATCAATCCGGCGACGGGTGATGTGCTGGAGTCTTTTGAAGAATGGGAGGAGGGGAAGGTTGCATCGACGCTTCACGATGTGGACCGGGCCTTTCAGTCCTGGCGGGAGACCTCTTTCGGTGAGCGGGCGGCCCTCATGAAGAAGGCGGCCGAGGTGCTGCGGGGGAACGTAGAGGAATACGGGCGGATCATGTCCACGGAGATGGGCAAACCGATCGTTCAGGCCCGAGCCGAGGTGGAGAAGTGCGCCTGGGTTTGTGAATATTATGCGGAGCACGCCGAAGGATTTCTGGCGGATGAGATCATTGAAACGGATGCCGACAGAAGTTATGTCCGTTTTGCTCCCCTCGGTACGGTTCTTGCCGTCATGCCCTGGAACTTTCCTTTCTGGCAGGTCTTCCGTTTTGCCGCTCCCGCCCTGATGGCCGGGAACACGGGGGTGCTGAAACACTCCTCCAATGTTCCGGGATGTGCCCTGTCTATTGAAAAGGTTTTTCGGGAGGCCGGTTTCCCTGAAAATGTTTTTCGGAGTCTCCTGATCGGTCCTTCCCGTGTCGAGGCCGTTATCGAAAGCCCCTTCGTCCGGGCCGTCACCTTGACCGGGAGCAGTGCCGCCGGTTCCAAGGTTGCGATGCAGGCCGGGCGTGTCCTGAAGAAGAGCGTTCTGGAATTAGGCGGAAGTGATCCTTTCATCGTTCTTGCCGATGCGGATCTGGAAGAAGCGGCCGGGATCGGGGTGAATGCCCGGTGCCTCAATTCCGGGCAGAGCTGTATCGCCGCAAAGCGGTTCATCGTCGTTGATTCCGTGCTGGACGATTTTCTTTCCCGCTTTCGGAAGAACATGGAGGCACTTGTCGTGGGCGATCCTTTAGGCGATGCGACGCAGGTCGGTCCCCAGGCAAGGGAGGATCTGATGCGCGATCTCCACGACCAGGTGGAACGGTCCGTTGCGCAGGGAGCGATGTTGATTACAGGCGGCAAGCCTCTCGAGCGGCCGGGGTACTTTTATCCTCCTACTCTTGTCTCGAATGTGAAGCCGGGGATGCCGGTCTTTGACGAGGAACTCTTCGGCCCGGTGGCGGCGGTGATTTCCGTTGCGGATGAGGAAGAGGCGGTGATGCGGGCGAACCAGACCTGTTATGGGTTAGGCGCCTCGATCTGGACGAAGGATCCCGTCCGGGGGGAACGGCTTGCCCGGAGGATTGAAGCAGGCGCCGTTTTTATCAATGGGATGGTGGCCTCCGACCCGAGACTTCCCTTCGGCGGGATCAAGGCCTCGGGCTACGGCCGGGAACTCTCCCGTTACGGGATCAAGGAATTCGTGAACATCCAGACGGTGTGGGTGAAGTGA
- a CDS encoding porin → MKKLLTTAGIWMIVGFFVMATAPGRAGAVGIFKKDVAGRTLKLNLFGFSQMTAETGDGLMKKETNTDNGLRFGADRVRLGYKVKWGKVFSKLQVDFNKTDSSNVGLLPQIIKDAVVGYKFNKAAKVQVGMFKTPVGMDFNISGKKLDITKRGMEKKLVLERSLGAMLSGRNIGGTGLGYDIGYFNPTTRSSVVSAGTKGDDAAYAARIHYDMGKTLHAEASFGKSQNAGGANTEDYKVWDAAAAYHIQHLTLKGEYIDGSNLKGTKDKDQKVWYLHAGYRFTPMLEGVVRYYSGKEDLNDTNLTNTFVGLNIYLLPKKKESARIQLNYVFTGGDEWNTKVTGGYKDNVVLAQFQVSF, encoded by the coding sequence TTGAAAAAACTTCTTACCACCGCAGGAATATGGATGATCGTTGGGTTCTTTGTCATGGCCACGGCGCCCGGGAGAGCCGGAGCCGTAGGAATCTTCAAGAAAGACGTCGCAGGCCGGACGCTTAAACTCAACCTCTTCGGATTCTCCCAGATGACGGCCGAGACCGGGGACGGACTCATGAAAAAAGAGACCAACACCGACAACGGCCTTCGGTTCGGCGCCGACCGGGTTCGTCTTGGTTACAAGGTGAAATGGGGGAAGGTCTTCAGTAAACTCCAGGTTGACTTCAACAAAACGGACAGTTCAAACGTCGGCCTCCTGCCGCAAATCATCAAGGACGCCGTTGTGGGTTACAAGTTCAACAAGGCCGCAAAGGTCCAGGTCGGGATGTTCAAGACACCCGTGGGGATGGACTTCAACATCTCCGGGAAAAAACTCGACATCACAAAGCGGGGCATGGAAAAGAAACTGGTCCTGGAGCGTTCCCTCGGCGCCATGCTGAGCGGCCGGAATATCGGCGGCACCGGGCTCGGTTACGATATCGGCTATTTCAACCCGACGACGCGAAGTTCCGTGGTTTCCGCCGGCACCAAGGGGGATGACGCAGCCTATGCGGCCCGGATTCATTACGACATGGGAAAAACCCTCCACGCCGAAGCATCCTTCGGCAAGAGTCAGAACGCCGGCGGAGCGAACACCGAAGATTACAAGGTCTGGGACGCCGCAGCCGCCTACCATATCCAGCACCTGACACTGAAAGGGGAATATATCGACGGCTCCAATCTTAAGGGAACGAAGGACAAAGACCAGAAGGTCTGGTATCTGCATGCAGGCTACCGGTTCACCCCGATGCTGGAAGGGGTCGTCCGCTACTACTCCGGAAAGGAAGATCTGAACGATACCAACCTGACCAACACTTTCGTCGGTTTGAACATCTACCTCCTCCCGAAAAAGAAGGAGAGCGCGAGGATCCAGTTGAACTACGTTTTTACCGGCGGAGACGAATGGAACACGAAGGTAACCGGCGGATACAAGGATAACGTCGTGCTGGCCCAGTTCCAGGTCAGTTTTTAA
- a CDS encoding phosphate/phosphite/phosphonate ABC transporter substrate-binding protein — MKQAISCNASIFWLLFSILFPLPVYAVSAGSHAALRMIVIPMRPPSRMYRDFLPLKHYLEKKLDQPIDLDVARKNSEIAQLFEKKEIDIAFVCPTLYCDLTRAVSVVPLVKLRINGSDQYRSVLVVRKDSPIYRTADLYDRTLVYGRYYCPGSGLLPRIMFKRVGLSENDFLEVVNLGNDESALLAVMARMFDVTGVPEMAVSLLEEKNLRILRYSDPIPQYLFVARNGMDEKFIQKLKEEMLGLNHDADKQAIIGGIEKGVDGFSEAKDSDYDIVRVLIESLDGGAVGSAFSKGEHTLVVEPLYYDADLFRRLKPFLSRLRSETGWNYHLRIPESIKAFLKDKEEGKGDFYLQEAGLFSQFGTSREESIGSLSLVPKEANRAVIVVPGRGAVKRLKDLRGKTVGVPSRFSEGGFLAQTRWLKNQGIPQDSIRVKVLGTCENVLMNVYLGKVDAGFVTLDTFQRLEKDLQPKRVVILGETPPLGDWVITARKNVPDVIRKKVGKILEEEVFRSPRN, encoded by the coding sequence ATGAAGCAGGCAATTTCTTGCAATGCTTCAATTTTCTGGCTGTTGTTCAGTATTCTCTTCCCGCTGCCGGTATATGCCGTATCGGCTGGTTCCCATGCCGCTTTGCGAATGATCGTCATCCCGATGAGACCGCCTTCCCGGATGTACAGGGATTTCCTGCCTTTGAAACATTATCTGGAGAAAAAACTGGATCAGCCGATCGATCTGGATGTTGCGCGAAAGAATTCTGAAATTGCCCAACTCTTCGAAAAAAAAGAGATCGATATCGCCTTCGTTTGTCCTACCCTCTATTGTGATCTGACGCGGGCGGTCTCCGTGGTTCCTCTGGTGAAACTGCGGATTAACGGGAGTGATCAGTATCGGAGCGTCCTGGTGGTCCGGAAAGATTCTCCGATTTATCGAACAGCGGATCTTTATGATCGTACACTGGTCTATGGGAGGTATTACTGTCCCGGTTCGGGGCTTCTGCCGAGGATCATGTTCAAACGGGTCGGTTTGTCCGAGAATGATTTTCTGGAAGTGGTCAATCTCGGGAATGACGAGAGCGCCCTCCTGGCCGTGATGGCCCGGATGTTCGACGTCACCGGTGTGCCGGAGATGGCCGTGAGTCTCCTGGAAGAGAAAAACCTCCGTATCCTCCGTTATTCGGATCCGATACCGCAGTATCTTTTCGTGGCGCGCAACGGCATGGATGAGAAGTTTATTCAAAAGTTGAAAGAGGAAATGCTCGGCTTAAACCATGATGCGGACAAGCAGGCCATCATCGGCGGCATCGAAAAAGGAGTGGATGGATTTTCGGAGGCGAAAGATTCCGATTACGACATTGTTCGTGTGCTGATTGAAAGTCTGGACGGGGGGGCGGTTGGATCCGCATTTTCCAAAGGGGAACATACCCTTGTCGTAGAGCCGCTCTATTATGATGCGGATCTTTTCCGTCGGCTGAAACCGTTTCTCTCGAGATTGCGATCGGAAACGGGCTGGAATTATCATCTTCGTATTCCGGAGAGTATCAAGGCATTCCTGAAAGATAAAGAGGAGGGAAAAGGGGACTTCTACCTTCAGGAAGCCGGACTTTTCTCCCAATTCGGGACTTCCCGGGAAGAATCGATCGGCTCGTTGAGTCTTGTGCCGAAGGAGGCGAATCGTGCTGTGATTGTTGTACCCGGAAGAGGTGCTGTGAAGAGGTTGAAGGACCTGCGGGGGAAAACGGTTGGAGTCCCTTCACGGTTTTCGGAAGGCGGTTTTCTGGCTCAGACGCGTTGGTTAAAGAATCAGGGTATTCCGCAGGATTCCATCCGGGTCAAGGTCCTGGGAACCTGTGAGAATGTCTTGATGAATGTCTATCTCGGGAAGGTGGATGCCGGTTTCGTGACGCTTGATACGTTTCAGCGTTTGGAAAAAGACCTCCAGCCGAAACGTGTCGTGATCCTTGGTGAGACCCCTCCCCTCGGTGATTGGGTGATTACCGCTCGCAAAAATGTTCCTGACGTGATCAGGAAGAAAGTTGGGAAGATCCTTGAAGAAGAGGTTTTTCGCTCCCCGCGGAACTGA